GTTCTCTCAAGCTAGTTGATCCTTGTTGAATCGACTCTTTTGCAGGTTCAATTACAGCAGTATTAATGCTCTCTAAGAAGTTTTCAGGAATAAATGAAGAGAGCGTATGCGCCCATGAGGTTGCCATATTGCTAAGTTTAGCATTTGACCAATATTCAGTCTCTTTAAAGGGGGATTCAATCACAAAAAGAGAGATAATTGCGACAATAAACATGCCTCGAAGAAGCCCGAAAATAGCCCCTAAAAGACGATCAGGCCATGAAATGCTAAGGCGTCTTAGGATAAAAGTAATGAGAAGATTAGCCAAGCCCAATAAAATCAGTAACCCTATAAAGGTGATCGCAAAGCTAATTAAGTCACTAAAAATAGAATCTTCACTATTTAATGAGCCTAAGCTGCCACCAAAGATTTTTGGTAACATCTCTCCGACATCCTGGTAATACATTACAGCGCCCATAAAGGCTAAAATCCAGACTACAAGAGAAAGTGCTTCAGAGATAAAGCCTCTAAAAAAAGCTACAATCACTGAGATAGCAATAATAGCAATAATAACAGCATCAATAATTGTAGAGATATCCACGATAACGAGCTCCTAAGATGAAAAGTAAAATTACGGGAGGTGAATCACCGCGGGGTTGAGAGATTGGGTTTTGGTTTTTGCTTGGACTTTCTCAGCATCTTTTTTTGTTGAGAAGGGACCAATTTGAACGCGATTGAGATTATTATCCTTTTGGATTCGGACATTATAACCTTGTTGCTTATATTGATTTACTAATTTTTGGGCATTCGCAGCATTGCCAAAAGCGCCAATTTGAACATACCATTTGCCGCTGGCATCTGCTTTAGGCGTTGCTTGTGCGCTGGGTTTTGAGGTTGTTGTTTTTTCACTATCTGCAATCAATTCAAGCTTTGGCGCCTCTACCTTAGGTTTAACCGTTTCTGGTTTAGTCGTTTCAGCTTTTGGTGTGGTTTGGGAGGCTTGTGTCTTAGGCGTGTCAACTTTTGGCTTAGAAGCTTCTTGTGTTGAGGGCTCGCTACTTACCACTAAGATCGGTTTTGCAGCTTGAATCTCTTCTTGAGTTTGCTGTTCAACACTTTGCCAGATATCTTCCCCAATAACTTCAGTTGGAGCTGTGGTTGAATCTGTATCGGCAACATCAACATCGGTTGTGCTCTCAAGAATAAGTGCGGGCTCTAAATTATCATTTGATGGTGTAGAGGGCTTATTATCAT
The nucleotide sequence above comes from Ignatzschineria rhizosphaerae. Encoded proteins:
- a CDS encoding CvpA family protein, whose amino-acid sequence is MDISTIIDAVIIAIIAISVIVAFFRGFISEALSLVVWILAFMGAVMYYQDVGEMLPKIFGGSLGSLNSEDSIFSDLISFAITFIGLLILLGLANLLITFILRRLSISWPDRLLGAIFGLLRGMFIVAIISLFVIESPFKETEYWSNAKLSNMATSWAHTLSSFIPENFLESINTAVIEPAKESIQQGSTSLREQATDAVIERISQPNNEVILESTEAVTEPSEEATINE
- a CDS encoding SPOR domain-containing protein — protein: MSNTQSKPILQRAVGAIFLLALIGLVAILLLQPSDRLPDSTAKNSKPQQPTISITANDNKPSTPSNDNLEPALILESTTDVDVADTDSTTAPTEVIGEDIWQSVEQQTQEEIQAAKPILVVSSEPSTQEASKPKVDTPKTQASQTTPKAETTKPETVKPKVEAPKLELIADSEKTTTSKPSAQATPKADASGKWYVQIGAFGNAANAQKLVNQYKQQGYNVRIQKDNNLNRVQIGPFSTKKDAEKVQAKTKTQSLNPAVIHLP